A genomic stretch from Edaphobacter aggregans includes:
- a CDS encoding CPBP family intramembrane glutamic endopeptidase, with protein sequence MPESASATVFGASQTRIIRRDLVELGVAYALILSTIWTPNPTQRVLYWLAFAWILATSWARREGWKTLGLGATGLLQSLWVVAVALAGTGIAVFIASRMHTLHRLHGPTPLMVHMGGYLVWAVMQQFILQSYFLLRLMRLLPGKTLPIATAAIMFALAHLPNPVLTPITLIWGIVSCLLFLRYRNIYTLGLAHGILGLCVAVTMPNSLHHHMRVGSGYYRYRAHPYKVRMHFLDQGMLSSHPQSYPQ encoded by the coding sequence ATGCCAGAGTCAGCATCAGCGACGGTCTTCGGAGCATCCCAGACGCGCATCATCCGGCGCGATCTGGTGGAGTTGGGGGTGGCTTACGCCCTGATCTTGTCCACAATCTGGACGCCGAATCCCACGCAGCGCGTTCTCTACTGGCTTGCCTTCGCCTGGATTCTCGCAACTTCATGGGCGCGACGGGAGGGTTGGAAGACACTGGGACTTGGGGCAACAGGCCTGCTTCAGTCGCTCTGGGTTGTCGCAGTCGCGCTGGCGGGCACGGGCATAGCAGTATTCATCGCTTCTCGGATGCACACGTTGCATCGATTGCACGGCCCCACGCCGCTCATGGTGCATATGGGGGGATACCTGGTATGGGCGGTGATGCAGCAGTTTATTCTGCAGAGCTACTTCCTCTTGCGCTTGATGCGACTCCTGCCGGGGAAGACACTACCAATTGCCACCGCCGCAATCATGTTCGCGCTGGCCCACCTTCCCAACCCTGTGCTCACGCCCATCACGTTAATCTGGGGAATCGTATCCTGTCTGCTGTTTCTGCGTTACCGGAACATCTACACGCTCGGACTGGCCCATGGGATCTTGGGGCTATGTGTCGCAGTAACCATGCCAAACTCGCTTCATCATCACATGCGTGTAGGGAGTGGCTACTACAGATACAGGGCTCACCCGTACAAAGTGCGCATGCACTTCCTTGACCAGGGAAT
- a CDS encoding ABC transporter permease: MHNVWLIAKREYLERVRTKAFLISTILIPVLMGGGIVGSIISGSKAKSTSHITIVSQDQQLATDLQAELQSGKDSRMTVDVISPGNDDTRKTLDAMLADKQIDGYLWITPAANPGERPNFSFTPRSAADISTKGVVSSALRTVLMRERLAHQGMVASDVESLMQPVQVDTTQAGKNADTVSSFVAIYVLFFLMYMVILLYGMNVARSIIEEKTSRVFEVLLATIKPEEMMAGKVIGVGSVGLTQVAVWLLTAVILTSSSIVGALAGGKVHVSLNPMQIIFFVVYFLLGYLLYSSIAAALGAMVNSEQELQQLNMILVMPLAGCMFALAPVITNPNGLVARVISFIPFCTPLIMYLRISLATPPAWEIALSIALMMVTIYAILWVASRIYRVGILMYGKKPNLPEILRWLKYS, translated from the coding sequence ATGCATAACGTCTGGCTCATCGCAAAGCGCGAATATCTCGAGCGCGTCCGCACCAAGGCCTTTCTCATCTCGACGATCCTCATCCCTGTCCTGATGGGTGGTGGCATCGTCGGCTCGATCATCTCGGGTAGCAAGGCAAAATCCACCTCGCATATCACCATCGTCTCGCAGGACCAGCAGCTCGCGACCGACCTGCAAGCTGAGCTACAGAGCGGCAAAGACAGCCGGATGACCGTCGATGTCATCTCACCCGGCAATGACGATACCCGCAAGACCCTCGACGCCATGCTCGCCGACAAGCAGATCGACGGCTACCTCTGGATCACTCCCGCGGCCAATCCTGGTGAGCGACCAAACTTCTCCTTCACACCTCGTTCCGCTGCCGATATCAGTACGAAGGGCGTCGTCAGCTCAGCCCTCCGTACCGTGCTTATGCGCGAGCGCCTCGCTCACCAAGGTATGGTCGCCTCCGACGTCGAGTCACTCATGCAGCCCGTTCAGGTCGACACAACCCAGGCCGGTAAGAATGCCGATACCGTCTCCAGTTTCGTCGCCATCTACGTTCTGTTTTTCCTCATGTACATGGTCATCCTGCTCTATGGCATGAACGTCGCGCGCTCCATCATCGAGGAGAAGACCTCGCGCGTCTTCGAGGTATTGCTCGCCACTATCAAGCCCGAGGAGATGATGGCCGGTAAGGTCATCGGCGTAGGCTCTGTGGGCCTCACCCAGGTCGCTGTCTGGTTGCTCACCGCCGTCATTCTCACAAGCAGCTCCATCGTCGGAGCGCTCGCCGGGGGCAAGGTGCACGTCTCGCTCAATCCCATGCAGATCATCTTCTTTGTCGTCTACTTTCTGCTCGGATACCTGCTTTACTCCTCCATTGCCGCCGCTCTTGGCGCCATGGTCAACTCCGAACAGGAACTCCAGCAACTCAACATGATCCTCGTCATGCCGCTTGCAGGCTGTATGTTCGCGCTTGCCCCGGTCATTACGAACCCCAATGGTCTCGTCGCGCGTGTCATCTCGTTCATTCCGTTCTGCACGCCGCTGATCATGTACCTGCGTATCTCGCTTGCCACACCGCCCGCATGGGAGATCGCCCTCTCCATCGCATTGATGATGGTGACTATCTACGCCATTCTCTGGGTAGCCAGCCGCATCTACCGCGTAGGCATCCTCATGTACGGCAAAAAGCCGAATCTGCCCGAGATCCTCCGCTGGCTCAAATACAGCTAG
- a CDS encoding ABC transporter ATP-binding protein, with product MAIVELQQVRKAYDTKIAVENLSFKIEPGSMFGLLGPNGSGKTSSIRMMIGITVPDSGNVRLFDSPFDRKNLHRVGYLPEERGLYKKMKVIDQLIFLGQLHGLDATTASKRAHVWCERMEITEAIPKKTEELSKGMQQKIQFIAALLHEPELIIMDEPFSGLDPVNATLLMDTLVDLRKQGRSVLFSTHRMDQVEKLCDAICLIHNGRLVLSGGMREIKSRYPANRVQMVFSGDASFLNHPAIESAKNYNGMAEIKLHDGADAQSLLAEAVTKARITRFEVMEPTLEEIFIETVGGKVDA from the coding sequence ATGGCCATCGTCGAACTCCAGCAAGTCCGTAAAGCCTACGACACCAAGATCGCGGTCGAAAATCTCTCCTTCAAGATCGAGCCCGGCAGCATGTTCGGCCTCCTCGGCCCCAACGGCTCCGGAAAGACCTCCTCAATCCGCATGATGATCGGCATCACCGTGCCGGACTCCGGCAATGTGCGACTGTTCGACTCTCCCTTCGACCGCAAGAACCTGCATCGCGTCGGCTATCTGCCCGAAGAACGCGGCCTCTACAAGAAGATGAAGGTCATCGACCAGCTCATCTTCCTCGGCCAGCTCCACGGCCTGGACGCGACGACCGCCTCCAAGCGCGCCCACGTCTGGTGCGAGCGCATGGAGATCACCGAGGCCATTCCCAAGAAGACCGAAGAGCTCTCCAAGGGCATGCAGCAGAAGATCCAGTTCATAGCTGCGCTGCTGCACGAGCCAGAACTCATCATCATGGACGAGCCCTTCAGCGGCCTCGATCCCGTCAACGCCACACTCCTCATGGACACACTCGTCGACCTCCGCAAACAGGGCCGCAGCGTTCTCTTCTCCACCCACCGCATGGATCAGGTTGAGAAGCTCTGCGACGCCATCTGTCTCATCCACAACGGACGCCTCGTCCTCTCCGGCGGCATGCGCGAGATCAAGTCCCGCTACCCCGCGAATCGCGTGCAGATGGTCTTCTCCGGCGACGCTTCCTTTCTCAATCATCCCGCCATCGAGTCCGCAAAGAACTATAACGGCATGGCCGAGATCAAACTGCACGACGGAGCGGACGCCCAAAGCCTGCTAGCCGAGGCCGTCACCAAAGCCCGCATCACTCGCTTCGAAGTCATGGAGCCAACACTGGAAGAGATCTTCATCGAGACCGTAGGAGGCAAAGTCGATGCATAA
- a CDS encoding acyltransferase family protein, which translates to MERRGPLGSYLFRYPSISHRDFAATLRGIFLPELALLSSEKIFRLHGLDALRALAIVSVMIFHLQTSLPNALQVIGNIGWMGVDLFFVLSGFLIGSQLLRPFAAGRKLDVTAFYIRRAYRILPAYLAVLLLYFAVPGWRERPGLAAPWKFVTFTANLVMNYPEEMAFSHSWSLCIEEHFYLLLPCFVIWQMRRPAVWKTTVLVASVILGGIFLRGWELFHVVRAPGLADEESWALLMKRIYYPTYCRLDGLVCGIVLASILTFRPAWWAKVSHRGNALFAMGMMIFGAGIWLFKGKYPSFETPGGILYGFPLVSIGFAFLVSAAVASNGLLRSRIPGARTLATLAFSLYLTHKEVAHVDRRIFPWLEGNTGWLAAGVYAVTCLAFAGSLYLCVERPFLLLRDRHMERERSREVSVGVRLDPAS; encoded by the coding sequence ATGGAACGTAGAGGCCCCCTTGGCAGTTATCTCTTCAGGTACCCCAGTATTTCCCACCGAGATTTCGCTGCTACTCTACGTGGCATCTTCCTTCCTGAGTTGGCCCTTTTGAGTTCCGAAAAAATATTCCGCCTTCATGGACTGGACGCGTTGCGCGCGCTTGCGATTGTGTCTGTCATGATCTTCCATCTTCAAACTTCTCTTCCAAACGCTCTCCAGGTGATAGGGAACATCGGATGGATGGGAGTCGACCTTTTTTTCGTTCTGAGCGGGTTTCTGATTGGGTCCCAGTTGCTTAGACCGTTTGCCGCAGGGAGGAAGCTTGACGTTACGGCCTTCTACATCCGAAGAGCGTACCGAATTCTCCCGGCCTATCTGGCTGTGCTCCTGCTTTATTTCGCAGTGCCTGGATGGCGCGAAAGGCCTGGGCTAGCGGCTCCGTGGAAATTCGTGACCTTTACGGCCAACCTGGTGATGAACTATCCGGAGGAGATGGCTTTTTCGCATAGCTGGTCACTGTGCATCGAGGAGCATTTTTATCTGCTGCTTCCGTGTTTCGTCATCTGGCAGATGCGCAGACCGGCGGTGTGGAAGACGACGGTTCTGGTTGCGTCTGTGATTCTCGGCGGCATATTCCTTCGTGGGTGGGAGTTGTTCCATGTTGTCCGTGCGCCGGGTTTAGCTGACGAGGAGTCCTGGGCCCTGTTGATGAAGAGAATTTATTATCCGACTTACTGCAGGCTGGACGGGCTGGTGTGTGGAATCGTCCTCGCAAGCATCCTAACGTTTCGTCCGGCATGGTGGGCGAAGGTGTCCCATCGAGGCAACGCACTGTTTGCAATGGGAATGATGATCTTTGGCGCGGGGATATGGCTCTTCAAGGGGAAATATCCTTCCTTCGAAACGCCAGGCGGCATTCTCTATGGCTTCCCACTTGTTTCAATCGGATTCGCTTTTCTCGTATCTGCGGCTGTCGCCAGTAATGGACTGCTCCGATCGCGCATACCTGGAGCACGAACGCTCGCGACTCTCGCTTTCAGCCTCTACCTTACGCACAAAGAAGTCGCTCACGTTGATCGCAGGATTTTTCCATGGCTAGAGGGGAATACAGGATGGCTAGCTGCCGGCGTGTATGCCGTAACCTGCCTGGCTTTCGCAGGATCGCTCTACCTCTGTGTTGAACGACCGTTCCTACTGCTGCGTGATCGTCACATGGAACGCGAGCGCTCTCGTGAAGTGAGCGTTGGTGTGCGACTGGATCCGGCTTCGTAG
- a CDS encoding ester cyclase, giving the protein MSFLERWFEEVWNKGREEAIDEMSHPDSTGNGLVSSDGKEVGDRAAFKEFYKSFRAAFSDIHIKVEDTVTEGDKTVARCLVTGIHSGEGLGKPPTGKPVKFRGMSMVRLKDGKIVESWNNFDFMTMYKQLE; this is encoded by the coding sequence ATGTCATTTCTGGAGCGTTGGTTCGAAGAAGTATGGAATAAGGGTCGCGAAGAGGCCATCGACGAAATGTCGCATCCTGACAGTACAGGCAACGGGCTGGTGTCTTCGGACGGCAAGGAAGTAGGCGACAGGGCGGCCTTCAAGGAGTTCTACAAGAGCTTCCGCGCTGCGTTCTCCGATATCCATATTAAGGTGGAAGATACCGTGACCGAGGGTGATAAGACAGTGGCGCGCTGCCTCGTGACGGGCATCCACAGTGGCGAGGGGTTGGGAAAGCCTCCCACCGGCAAGCCGGTAAAGTTTCGGGGAATGTCAATGGTGCGTTTGAAGGACGGCAAGATCGTCGAATCGTGGAACAACTTCGACTTCATGACGATGTACAAGCAACTTGAATAG
- the recG gene encoding ATP-dependent DNA helicase RecG, translating to MLELSTPIKFVKRVGERVAEALAKRGVETVEDLLYHLPFRYEDRLNPLPISALKAGTMASIIGEVRGSVLLRTRSMPLFEMTVGQGFDTVKCIWFHGSYLKDKFRTGQMVALYGKLEASRSSTGKFKMIQPQFEILPEAGSPEAEFVMLEVGRIVPVYEFLGGTTAWGAKLTSRWLRRVVWGLLEELAADETGVPEMLPRALRERLRLPGRLEALRAVHFPEAGTPMTELMSAATPGHKRLIFEELFYLELGLELKRRRMREREGTAFATNVKVREAIKQVLPFHPTEAQKRVLGEIVADMRRPQPMRRLLQGDVGSGKTIVAMQAALVAIENGYQAALMAPTEILATQHYLSARKLLGDAVSPRTGKQYRVTLLTGSLDDAGKREARGRIYRGETELAIGTHALIEEKVDFDNLGLVIVDEQHRFGVQQRFKLMKKPGALDPDVLVMTATPIPRTLALTLYGDLDASVIDELPPGRTPIITRRTTEERAEDVWGFVRKQVEAGRQAYIVYPVIEGTKDDQPELDFARDDAEIAEAEAKVATRDAKATKSVKGKGKAAKTEKLFAPKKALRAATDMYEELRTGALAGLRLGLLHGRLSADDKEVVMRRFQRGDIDVLIATTVIEVGVDVPNASVMVIEHAERFGLAQMHQLRGRVGRGSAKSYCILMTAGKVSEQAEARLDAMVRTQNGFELAELDLQQRGPGEFFGTRQAGMPEFRVANLMRDRAVLELAKIEAARFVQQPDPAMSRDELDAVWARLKQQWQRRYGLVEA from the coding sequence GTGCTGGAACTTTCTACACCAATCAAATTTGTAAAGCGCGTGGGGGAGCGCGTTGCCGAGGCCCTGGCCAAACGGGGCGTCGAGACCGTCGAGGACCTGCTGTACCACCTGCCGTTCCGGTACGAGGACAGGCTGAATCCTCTGCCGATCAGTGCACTGAAGGCAGGGACGATGGCCTCGATCATCGGCGAGGTGCGGGGGAGCGTGCTGCTGCGAACGCGGTCGATGCCGCTGTTCGAGATGACGGTCGGGCAGGGTTTCGACACGGTAAAGTGCATCTGGTTTCACGGCAGCTATCTGAAGGACAAATTTCGCACCGGTCAGATGGTGGCGCTGTACGGCAAGCTCGAAGCCTCGCGATCGAGTACAGGCAAGTTCAAGATGATTCAGCCGCAGTTCGAGATTCTGCCGGAGGCCGGCTCTCCCGAGGCCGAGTTCGTGATGCTCGAGGTGGGGCGCATCGTGCCGGTGTATGAGTTTCTGGGCGGCACGACGGCATGGGGTGCGAAGCTGACCTCGCGCTGGCTGCGTCGGGTGGTGTGGGGTCTGCTGGAGGAATTGGCAGCAGATGAGACAGGTGTGCCGGAGATGCTACCACGGGCGCTGCGCGAGCGGTTGCGACTTCCCGGGCGCCTTGAGGCTCTGCGAGCTGTACATTTTCCAGAGGCAGGAACGCCGATGACGGAGTTGATGTCGGCGGCCACGCCCGGGCACAAGCGGCTGATTTTCGAAGAGCTGTTCTATCTGGAGCTGGGCCTCGAGTTGAAGCGACGGCGGATGCGGGAACGTGAGGGTACGGCGTTCGCGACGAATGTGAAGGTGCGCGAGGCTATCAAACAGGTGTTGCCGTTTCATCCGACTGAGGCGCAGAAGCGTGTGCTAGGTGAGATCGTAGCTGATATGCGTCGACCTCAGCCGATGCGGCGGCTGTTGCAGGGCGATGTCGGCTCTGGCAAAACAATCGTCGCAATGCAGGCGGCGCTGGTGGCGATTGAGAACGGTTATCAGGCTGCACTGATGGCTCCGACAGAGATTCTCGCAACGCAGCATTATCTGTCGGCTCGGAAGCTGCTCGGTGATGCAGTGTCGCCGCGTACAGGCAAGCAGTATCGCGTGACGCTGCTGACGGGCTCACTTGACGATGCAGGAAAGCGCGAGGCGCGGGGCAGAATCTATCGCGGAGAGACGGAGCTGGCGATTGGGACACACGCGTTGATCGAAGAGAAGGTCGACTTCGACAATCTCGGGTTGGTGATCGTCGATGAACAACATCGCTTTGGTGTGCAGCAGCGGTTCAAACTGATGAAGAAGCCGGGCGCGCTCGATCCGGATGTATTGGTGATGACCGCAACGCCGATTCCGCGAACGTTGGCGCTGACTCTATATGGAGACCTTGATGCCAGCGTGATCGATGAGTTGCCGCCAGGGCGGACGCCGATCATCACGCGCCGCACAACGGAAGAACGCGCCGAGGATGTGTGGGGCTTTGTGCGTAAGCAGGTCGAGGCGGGGCGGCAGGCTTACATCGTGTATCCGGTGATTGAGGGTACGAAAGATGATCAGCCGGAGCTGGACTTTGCGCGGGATGATGCGGAGATCGCAGAAGCCGAGGCGAAAGTTGCAACTCGTGATGCGAAGGCGACGAAGAGTGTAAAAGGCAAGGGCAAGGCAGCTAAAACGGAGAAGTTGTTTGCTCCGAAGAAGGCTCTTCGAGCTGCGACCGACATGTACGAGGAACTGCGAACGGGTGCGCTGGCTGGACTGCGTCTCGGACTACTGCATGGTCGGTTGAGTGCGGATGACAAGGAAGTCGTGATGCGTCGGTTTCAGCGAGGCGATATCGATGTGCTGATCGCAACCACCGTAATCGAAGTCGGAGTGGATGTGCCGAATGCGTCCGTGATGGTGATCGAACATGCGGAGCGATTCGGGCTGGCGCAGATGCATCAACTGCGCGGTCGTGTTGGCCGCGGTTCAGCAAAGAGCTACTGCATCCTGATGACCGCCGGTAAAGTGAGCGAGCAGGCCGAGGCTCGGCTGGACGCGATGGTCAGGACGCAGAATGGTTTCGAGTTGGCTGAGCTTGATCTGCAGCAGCGCGGGCCGGGAGAGTTTTTCGGCAC